A window of the Anoplopoma fimbria isolate UVic2021 breed Golden Eagle Sablefish chromosome 17, Afim_UVic_2022, whole genome shotgun sequence genome harbors these coding sequences:
- the LOC129105824 gene encoding sodium-dependent neutral amino acid transporter SLC6A17-like, producing MPKNSKVTQREPSHEHVTESVADLLAHEEVLDYQNSSLNLGGATGKKVPQIELPENDGRPAWNSKLQYILAQVGFSVGLGNVWRFPYLCQKNGGGAYLVPYFILLLLIGIPLFFLELAVGQKIRRGSIGVWNYVCPSLGGIGMSSLMVCGFVGLYYNVIIGWSIFYFFQSFQYPLPWSECPIRRNGTLAIVEPECEKSSATTYFWYRQTLNTTSTIAESGGLNVKMTLSLLVAWIIVCLAVIRGIASSGKVMYFSSLFPYVVLFCFLVRGLMLKGSVDGIAHMFTPKLEKMLEPQVWREAATQVFFALGLGFGGVIAFSSYNKIDNNCHFDAVLVSFINFLTSILATLVVFAVLGFKANIMNEKCVVENAEKILGYLNSNVLSHDLIPPHVNFSQLSTSDYAEMYGVIKTLKEGSFTQLGLEPCLLEDELNKSVQGTGLAFIAFTEAMTHFPASPFWSVMFFFMLINLGLGSMIGTMTGITTPVLDAYKVQKELFTVCCCIVAFFCGLLFVQRSGNYYVTMFDDYSAGLPLTVVVILENVSVAWIYGTKRFMQDLEDMLGFRPCIIYFYLWKYVSPLCLIVLISATVVEMAISPPGYNAWVEELAQERFESYPPWALAMCFSLIVVAMLPLPVVYIARRFNLMSDGSNKLSVSYRKTMMKDISNLEEQDESRFILGAKPGEAPPSAPARRAFLTPGGTKTLDTNSLSPNICYGTSYQNAAISPTTPATPTTPATPESDS from the exons ATGCCTAAGAACAGCAAGGTGACGCAGCGCGAGCCGAGCCATGAGCACGTCACAGAGTCGGTGGCCGATCTGCTCGCACACGAGGAGGTGCTCGATTACCAGAACAGCTCCCTGAACCTTGGAGGGGCCACCGGGAAAAAGGTCCCGCAGATAGAGTTGCCCGAGAACGATGGACGCCCCGCCTGGAACAGCAAACTGCAGTACATCCTGGCTCAGGTGGGCTTCTCTGTGGGCCTAGGGAACGTGTGGCGCTTCCCATACCTGTGCCAGAAGAACGGAGGAG GTGCCTATCTGGTTCCCtacttcatcctcctcctcctcatcggcATCCCGCTCTTCTTCTTGGAGCTGGCTGTGGGTCAGAAGATCCGGCGTGGGAGCATCGGGGTCTGGAACTATGTCTGTCCCAGTCTGGGCGGTATAGGGATGTCCAGTCTGATG GTGTGTGGCTTTGTGGGTCTCTACTATAATGTTATCATCGGCTGGAGCATCTTCTATTTCTTCCAGTCCTTCCAGTATCCTCTTCCATGGAGCGAGTGTCCAATCAGAAGGAACGGGACGCTTGCCA TTGTGGAGCCGGAGTGTGAGAAAAGCTCAGCCACGACCTACTTCTGGTACCGTCAGACTCTGAACACCACCAGCACCATCGCAGAGAGCGGTGGCCTCAATGTGAAGATGACCCTGTCTCTGCTGGTGGCGTGGATCATCGTCTGCCTCGCTGTCATCAGAGGGATCGCCTCCTCCGGGAAG GTGATGTACTTCAGCTCTCTTTTCCCCTACGTGGTGCTGTTCTGTTTCCTGGTCCGAGGTTTGATGCTGAAGGGCTCAGTGGATGGCATCGCTCACATGTTCACTCCCAAG TTGGAGAAGATGCTGGAGCCGCAAGTGTGGAGGGAGGCGGCCACCCAGGTCTTCTTCGCCCTGGGTCTGGGGTTTGGAGGAGTCATAGCCTTCTCCAGTTACAATAAGATCGATAACAACTGTCATTTTGATGCGGTGCTCGTCTCTTTCATCAACTTCCTCACTTCCATTCTGGCCACGCTGGTAGTGTTCGCCGTGCTGGGCTTCAAGGCCAACATCATGAATGAAAAGTGTGTCGTAGA GAATGCAGAAAAGATCCTGGGATACCTCAACTCTAACGTCCTGAGCCACGATCTCATCCCTCCACATGTGAACTTCTCCCAACTCTCCACATCAGACTACGCTGAGATGTACGGGGTCATCAAGACTCTGAAAGAGGGCAGCTTCACCCAGCTGGGTCTGGAGCCTTGTCTCCTGGAGGACGAGCTGAACAAG TCTGTTCAGGGTACCGGCCTGGCCTTCATCGCCTTCACAGAGGCCATGACCCATTTCCCGGCGTCTCCGTTCTGGTCAGTGATGTTCTTCTTCATGCTCATCAACCTCGGCCTGGGCAGCATGATCGGCACCATGACCGGCATCACCACGCCAGTCCTCGACGCCTACAAGGTCCAGAAGGAGCTTTTCACAG tgtgttgCTGCATTGTGGCCTTCTTCtgtggactgctgtttgttCAGCGCTCAGGGAACTACTATGTCACCATGTTTGATGATTACTCTGCCGGACTGCCTCTCACAGTGGTGGTCATCCTGGAGAATGTGTCTGTCGCTTGGATTTATGGCACAAAAAG GTTCATGCAGGATCTGGAGGACATGTTGGGTTTCCGACCTTGTATAATCTATTTCTACCTGTGGAAGTACGTGTCCCCTCTGTGTCTCATTGTGCTCATCTCAGCCACTGTCGTAGAGATGGCCATCAGTCCACCAGGATACAACGCCTGGGTCGAAGAGctg gctcAGGAACGCTTCGAGAGCTATCCTCCCTGGGCGCTGGCCATGTGCTTCTCTCTCATCGTCGTGGCCatgcttcctcttcctgttgtcTACATCGCCCGTCGCTTCAACCTAATGTCAGACGGCTCCAACAAGCTGTCCGTCTCCTACCGTAAAACCATGATGAAGGACATATCCAACCTGGAGGAGCAGGACGAGTCCAGATTCATCCTCGGCGCCAAGCCCGGCGAGGCACCACCATCAGCGCCAGCACGCAGGGCCTTCCTGACTCCAGGAGGCACCAAAACCCTGGACACCAACTCCCTGTCTCCAAACATCTGCTATGGCACAAGCTACCAGAACGCTGCCATCAGCCCCACCACGCCGGCCACACCGACCACGCCGGCCACGCCCGAGTCTGACTCTTGA
- the LOC129105763 gene encoding tripartite motif-containing protein 16-like protein, protein MAGPSITLKTNRLCCHLCDELLRDPATISCGHSFCLWCINKHLDRDEGMNRACRCPECGQTFLSRPNLIRNTTLSELVRDMERRGAKRKHSELSKPQRAAWSCTETGPSSGSGLCGEHRSPLDIYCCTDERIICAMCASAEHTGHTFGSVGEERRMKQKELKNMQTKSKQILQEQEKKYRNMGETLTEIQEKGRETQDYCEAVLVGVIDCLQRHYMSVRKLIRGHEEEAAAQVKISQQALQLKMDEMRKRDAELDSLAQTDSDVHFLQEWPSMKLLCKKDHLHEDPKDPLLPFKFTKRAVNHLGKQLKEFCDRKFASISQTDDGAEQQELEEDSEENDMQQRREAGFSGVNNMAEQNMEPKTRAEFLQYACDLSLDPTTAHEDLDISAGDKEVRLSLLKRKTPAVRSPERFIHRRQVLCREGLQAARCYYEIEVEGDKAEIALAYKGMVRKSSTALSAFGANANSWSLDRSAHYSVSHRGDSIQLTTCPSQGRLGVYLNFTKGTLSFYEVSDCMKFLYKVVAEFTEPLYPGFWLGEKCCIRICDLRRDGL, encoded by the exons ATGGCGGGGCCTAGTATCACCCTGAAGACGAACCGCCTTTGCTGTCACCTCTGCGACGAGCTTCTCAGGGATCCCGCAACTATTTCTTGCGGACACAGTTTCTGCTTGTGGTGCATCAACAAGCACCTGGATCGTGACGAAGGGATGAACCGCGCGTGCAGATGTCCTGAATGCGGTCAAACGTTTCTCTCCAGACCCAATTTGATCAGGAACACAACTCTATCCGAATTGGTGAGGGACATGGAGAGACGTGGTGCTAAGAGGAAACACTCGGAGCTGTCCAAGCCGCAGAGAGCAGCCTGGAGCTGTACGGAGACAGGGCCCTCTTCAGGGAGCGGGCTGTGCGGGGAGCACCGCAGCCCTCTGGACATCTACTGCTGCACCGACGAGCGCATCATATGTGCGATGTGCGCTTCAGCTGAGCACACGGGACACACATTCGGGTCTGtgggggaggaaaggaggatgaAACAG aaagagctgaaaaatatgcaaacaaaatCCAAGCAGATTCTCCAGGAACAAGAAAAGAAATATAGGAACATGGGGGAGACTCTCACAGAGATTCAG gagaaggggagagagacacaggacTACTGTGAAGCCGTCTTGGTTGGCGTCATCGACTGCCTCCAGAGACATTACATGTCAGTGAGGAAGCTGATCAGAGGCCatgaggaggaggcagcagctcaGGTCAAGATCTCCCAACAGGCCCTGCAGCTGAAGATGGACGaaatgaggaagagagatgCTGAGCTGGATAGTTTGGCACAGACTGACAGTGATGTTCATTTCCTGCAG GAATGGCCCTCAATGAAGCTCCTCTGTAAAAAAGACCATCTCCATGAGGACCCAAAGGATCCTCTTCTCCCCTTTAAGTTCACCAAGAGAGCCGTCAATCATCTCGGGAAGCAACTGAAGGAATTTTGCGACAGAAAGTTTGCCTCAATCTCTCAAACTG ATGACggtgcagagcagcaggaatTAGAAGAAGATTCAGAGGAGAACGACATGCAGCAAAGACGTGAAGCCG GTTTCTCTGGAGTTAACAACATGGCTGAACAGAACATGGAGCCCAAAACCAGAGCAGAGTTCCTGCAGT ATGCATGCGACCTCAGCCTGGACCCCACCACAGCTCATGAGGACCTGGATATTTCTGCAGGAGACAAAGAAGTGAGGCTGAGCCTTCTCAAGCGTAAGACCCCGGCTGTTCGTTCCCCGGAGAGGTTCATCCACCGACGGCAGGTTCTGTGCAGGGAGGGACTGCAGGCCGCGCGCTGCTACTATGAGATAGAGGTGGAAGGAGACAAGGCTGAGATCGCCCTCGCCTACAAAGGAATGGTCAGAAAGTCTAGTACCGCCCTGTCAGCTTTTGGGGCCAATGCAAATTCCTGGAGTCTTGATCGCTCTGCTCACTACTCTGTGAGCCACAGAGGTGACAGCATCCAGCTCACAACGTGCCCCAGTCAAGGCAGGCTCGGGGTTTATCTGAACTTTACAAAGGGAACTCTGTCATTCTACGAGGTGTCCGACTGTATGAAGTTTCTTTACAAGGTTGTAGCTGAATTCACAGAGCCTCTGTATCCGGGCTTCTGGCTCGGAGAGAAATGTTGCATCAGGATCTGTGATTTGAGACGGGATGGACTGTGA